The Dermochelys coriacea isolate rDerCor1 chromosome 7, rDerCor1.pri.v4, whole genome shotgun sequence genome window below encodes:
- the RAB7A gene encoding ras-related protein Rab-7a produces the protein MTSRKKVLLKVIILGDSGVGKTSLMNQYVNKKFSNQYKATIGADFLTKEVMVDDRLVTMQIWDTAGQERFQSLGVAFYRGADCCVLVFDVTAPNTFKTLDSWRDEFLIQASPRDPENFPFVVLGNKIDLENRQVTTKRAQAWCYSKNNIPYFETSAKEAINVEQAFQTIARNALKQETEVELYNEFPEPIKLDKNDRAKATAESCSC, from the exons ATGACTTCTAGGAAGAAAGTGTTACTGAAAGTCATCATCCTTGGAGACTCTGG GGTGGGGAAAACCTCGCTAATGAACCAGTATGTGAACAAGAAATTCAGTAACCAATACAAAGCTACAATAGGAGCGGACTTCCTGACAAAGGAGGTGATGGTGGATGATAGATTAGTCACAATGCAG ATATGGGATACAGCAGGACAGGAACGGTTTCAGTCTCTGGGTGTGGCCTTCTACAGAGGAGCAGACTGCTGCGTGCTGGTATTCGATGTGACGGCtccaaatacatttaaaaccCTAGACAGCTGGAGGGACGAGTTTCTCATTCAGGCCAGTCCAAGAGATCCTGAGAACTTCCCTTTTGTTGTGTTGGGAAACAAGATTGACCTAGAAAACAGACAA GTTACCACAAAACGAGCACAGGCCTGGTGCTACAGCAAAAATAACATCCCTTACTTCGAAACCAGCGCCAAGGAGGCCATTAATGTGGAACAAGCTTTCCAGACAATTGCACGAAATGCACTTAAACAG GAAACAGAGGTGGAGCTTTACAACGAATTCCCTGAACCCATCAAACTAGACAAGAATGACCGAGCAAAGGCCACTGCAGAGTCCTGCAGCTGCTGA
- the LOC119858668 gene encoding histone H1.10 codes for MSVELEEADLPLTEAEEAPLAPEKKGGAKKAKGGGSSLSPSKKKKNNKKKNQPGKYSQLVVETIRKLGERNGSSLAKIYNEAKKVSWFDQQNGRTYLKYSIKALVQNDTLLQVKGTGANGSFKLNRKKLEGGSEGSASSSAPKSHKKAAASTSRRADKKPAPKSKKPEKKSHKKGASSAAARKDKGKAKKAAKKAASPGGKKVKKSAKPKALKSRKA; via the coding sequence ATGTCGGTGGAGCTAGAAGAAGCCGACCTGCCTCTGACTGAGGCGGAGGAAGCGCCCCTGGCCCCGGAGAAGAAAGGTGGCGCCAAAAAAGCGAAGGGCGGGGGCTCGTCCCTGTCTCCctccaaaaagaagaaaaacaacaagaagaagaACCAGCCGGGCAAGTACAGCCAGCTGGTGGTGGAGACGATCCGCAAGCTGGGCGAGCGCAACGGCTCGTCGCTAGCCAAGATCTACAATGAGGCCAAGAAGGTGTCCTGGTTCGACCAGCAGAACGGGCGAACCTACCTGAAATACTCCATCAAGGCGCTGGTGCAGAACGACACCCTGCTCCAGGTCAAGGGCACCGGCGCCAACGGCTCCTTCAAGCTCAACAGGAAGAAGCTGGAAGGGGGCAGCGAGGGGAGCGCTAGCAGCAGCGCCCCGAAGTCCCACAAGAAGGCTGCAGCCTCCACCTCCCGGAGGGCGGACAAAAAACCGGCCCCCAAGAGCAAGAAGCCCGAgaagaaatctcacaagaaaggCGCCAGCAGCGCAGCCGCCAGGAAAGACAAGGGCAAAGCCAAGAAGGCTGCCAAGAAAGCCGCCTCCCCGGGGGGCAAAAAGGTCAAGAAGTCTGCAAAGCCCAAGGCGCTGAAGAGCAGGAAGGCatga